A stretch of the Microtus pennsylvanicus isolate mMicPen1 chromosome 16, mMicPen1.hap1, whole genome shotgun sequence genome encodes the following:
- the LOC142836473 gene encoding ral guanine nucleotide dissociation stimulator-like, producing MGSDTGDTMRSAPQDQDQPESIPGDPVDPAPGDLTESFPGDPVDPAPQDLTESFPGDPVDPAPQDQLNYQKDSVPGDPKILDFGDLEKGVEDLITSLQNGDREHLIAFLSTYPAHTTIEQVLDVIFRRYACFRPGCQEDEQLKNTICTLLDTWTSVFPGDFATTSGMSALKKVKTYLIIHLPYSDVLIRVHELLTRLLSETSEESD from the exons ATGGGCTCTGACACTGGGGATACCATGCGTTCGGCCCCACAAGACCAAGACCAGCCGGAGTCCATCCCCGGGGACCCGGTGGACCCTGCCCCCGGGGACCTGACTGAATCCTTCCCTGGGGACCCAGTAGACCCCGCCCCGCAGGACCTGACTGAGTCCTTCCCTGGGGACCCAGTAGACCCCGCCCCGCAGGACCAGCTGAATTACCAGAAAGACTCAGTCCCCGGGGACCCTAAGATCCTAGACTTCGGGGATCTGGAGAAAGGGGTGGAAGACCTGATCACTTCCCTTCAGAACGGGGACCGCGAGCATCTCATCGCTTTCCTGAGCACCTACCCTGCTCATACCACCATCGAGCAGGTGCTGGATGTCATCTTCAGGCG GTATGCATGCTTCCGCCCCGGCTGCCAGGAGGATGAGCAGCTCAAGAA CACCATTTGCACCCTCCTGGACACGTGGACGAGCGTCTTCCCCGGGGACTTTGCCACGACATCCGGCATGTCCGCGCTGAAGAAGGTAAAGACCTACCTGATAATCCATCTGCCGTACTCGGACGTCCTCATACGGGTGCACGAGCTCCTTACGAGACTGCTCTCAGAAACTTCGGAGGAGAGCGATTAA